One Streptomyces sp. V4I8 genomic window carries:
- a CDS encoding cytochrome P450 encodes MTDQPAPADPTPAGTTPVDPTPVGPTPAGTTPGTPTGDTPAPPDLFTWEFATDPYPAYAWLRDHAPVHRTRLPSGVEAWLVTRYADAKQTLADNRLSKNPAHHDEPAHAKGKTGIPGERKAELMTHLLNIDPPDHTRLRRLVSKAFTPRRVAEFAPRVQELTDSLIDRFAAEGSADLIHEFAFPLPIYAICDLLGVPREDQDDFRDWAGMMIRHQGGPRGGVARSVKKMRGYLAELIHRKREALPDTPTPGEDLISGLIRASDHGEHLTENEAAAMAFILLFAGFETTVNLIGNGTYALLTHPEQRARLQKDLAAKETGLLETGVEELLRYDGPVELATWRFATEPLTLGGQDIAAGDPVLVVLAAADRDPERFADPDVLDLSRRDNQHLGYGHGIHYCLGAPLARLEGQTALGTLLTRLPDLRLAVDPAELRWRGGLIMRGLRTLPVEFTPVG; translated from the coding sequence CACCTGGGAGTTCGCCACCGACCCCTACCCCGCCTATGCCTGGCTCCGCGACCACGCGCCCGTCCACAGGACCCGGCTCCCCAGCGGCGTGGAGGCCTGGCTGGTCACCCGGTACGCCGACGCCAAGCAGACCCTCGCGGACAACCGGCTCTCCAAGAACCCGGCCCACCACGACGAGCCCGCGCACGCCAAGGGCAAGACCGGCATCCCGGGTGAGCGCAAGGCCGAGCTCATGACGCACCTGCTCAACATCGACCCGCCGGACCACACCAGGCTGCGCAGGCTCGTCTCCAAGGCCTTCACGCCCCGCAGGGTCGCCGAGTTCGCCCCCCGGGTGCAGGAGCTCACCGACAGCCTCATCGACCGGTTCGCCGCCGAAGGGAGCGCCGACCTCATCCACGAGTTTGCCTTCCCGCTCCCCATCTACGCCATCTGCGACCTGCTCGGCGTTCCCCGCGAGGACCAGGACGACTTCCGCGACTGGGCGGGCATGATGATCCGGCACCAGGGCGGCCCCAGGGGCGGAGTCGCCCGGTCCGTGAAGAAGATGCGGGGCTATCTCGCCGAGCTCATCCACCGCAAGCGCGAGGCGCTCCCCGACACCCCCACCCCCGGCGAGGACCTCATCTCCGGCCTCATCCGCGCCTCCGACCACGGTGAGCACCTCACCGAGAACGAGGCCGCGGCCATGGCCTTCATCCTGCTGTTCGCCGGCTTCGAGACGACCGTCAACCTCATCGGCAACGGCACCTACGCCCTGCTCACCCACCCCGAGCAACGCGCCCGCCTGCAAAAGGACTTGGCCGCCAAGGAGACCGGCCTGCTCGAAACCGGCGTTGAGGAACTCCTCCGCTACGACGGCCCCGTCGAACTCGCCACGTGGCGCTTCGCCACCGAGCCGCTCACCCTCGGCGGGCAGGACATCGCAGCCGGCGATCCCGTCCTCGTCGTCCTGGCCGCCGCCGACCGGGACCCGGAACGGTTCGCCGACCCCGACGTCCTCGACCTCTCCCGCCGCGACAACCAGCACCTCGGCTACGGCCACGGCATCCACTACTGCCTCGGCGCCCCACTCGCCCGCCTGGAGGGCCAGACCGCCCTCGGCACGCTCCTCACCCGCCTCCCCGACCTCCGACTCGCCGTGGATCCGGCCGAGTTGAGATGGCGCGGCGGACTCATCATGCGCGGGCTGCGCACGCTTCCGGTGGAGTTCACCCCAGTTGGGTGA